The proteins below come from a single Streptomyces sp. SCSIO 75703 genomic window:
- a CDS encoding glycoside hydrolase family 9 protein — MKRRRTTLVCLTALLAAAVTALPAAPAGADETEQIRNGTFDGGTDPWWSTPNVTAGPDGGRLCADVPGGTGQRWDAAVGQNDLTLVAGQSYRLSFTADGTPAGHAVRAVVGLAVEPYDTYHEVSPQLSVSGDTYAYTFTAPADTTRGQVAFQLGGSAEPWRFCLDDVSLLGGVAPEPYVPDTGPRVRVNQVGYLPAGPKNATLVTDATAPLRWRLLDARGRSVAEGRSVPRGTDASSGQNVHSVDFGSVTRRGEGYTLVADGETSHPFDIGTAAYERLRLDAAKYYYTQRSGTPVRDDLRPGYGRPAGHVGVAPNQGDTEVPCRPGECDYALDVSGGWYDAGDHGKYVVNGGISTWELLSTYERALHAPTGRPAGLGDNTLAIPESGNKVPDLLDEARWELEFLLKMQVPAGQPLAGMAHHKIHDEQWTGLPLLPSADPQPRRLHPPTTAATLNLAATAAQAARLYRPYDRAFAARALAAARTAWSAALAHPDLLADENDGVGGGAYPDDRVEDEFYWAAAELYLTTGEKSFETHLLNSPVHTADIFGPLGFDWARTAAAGRLDLATVPNSLPGRDAVRRSVVQGADRYLATLKAHPYGLPYAPDGNVYDWGSSAQVLNNGVVLATAHDLTGKAAYRDGALQTMDYLLGRNALNISYVTGYGEVNAHHQHSRWYARQLDPSLPAPPNGTLAGGPNSGIQDPVAQRLLQGCVGQFCYVDDIESWATNEHTVNWNAALVRLASYVADQG; from the coding sequence GTGAAACGACGCAGAACCACGCTCGTCTGCCTGACGGCCCTGCTGGCCGCGGCCGTCACCGCACTGCCCGCCGCCCCGGCCGGCGCCGACGAGACCGAACAGATCAGGAACGGCACCTTCGACGGCGGCACCGACCCCTGGTGGTCCACGCCCAACGTCACCGCGGGACCGGACGGCGGCCGGCTCTGCGCCGACGTCCCCGGCGGCACCGGGCAGCGCTGGGACGCGGCCGTCGGCCAGAACGACCTCACCCTCGTCGCGGGGCAGTCCTACCGCCTCTCCTTCACCGCCGACGGCACCCCCGCCGGCCACGCGGTGCGCGCGGTGGTCGGCCTGGCCGTCGAGCCGTACGACACCTACCACGAGGTCAGCCCGCAGCTCAGCGTCTCCGGCGACACCTACGCGTACACCTTCACCGCGCCCGCGGACACCACCCGGGGCCAGGTCGCCTTCCAGCTCGGCGGCAGCGCCGAGCCCTGGCGGTTCTGCCTCGACGACGTCTCCCTGCTGGGCGGCGTGGCCCCCGAGCCGTACGTGCCCGACACCGGCCCCCGGGTCCGCGTCAACCAGGTCGGCTACCTGCCCGCCGGACCGAAGAACGCCACCCTCGTCACCGACGCCACCGCCCCGCTGCGCTGGCGGCTGCTGGACGCCCGGGGCCGGTCGGTCGCCGAGGGCCGCAGCGTGCCGCGCGGCACCGACGCCTCCTCGGGGCAGAACGTGCACTCCGTCGACTTCGGCTCCGTCACCCGCCGCGGCGAGGGCTACACCCTGGTCGCCGACGGGGAGACCAGCCACCCCTTCGACATCGGCACCGCCGCCTACGAGCGGCTGCGCCTCGACGCGGCGAAGTACTACTACACGCAGCGCAGCGGCACCCCCGTCCGCGACGACCTGCGGCCCGGCTACGGGCGCCCCGCCGGCCACGTGGGCGTCGCCCCCAACCAGGGCGACACCGAGGTGCCCTGCCGGCCCGGCGAGTGCGACTACGCCCTCGACGTCTCCGGCGGCTGGTACGACGCCGGCGACCACGGCAAGTACGTCGTCAACGGCGGCATCTCCACCTGGGAGCTGCTGAGCACCTACGAGCGCGCGCTGCACGCCCCCACCGGCCGTCCGGCCGGGCTCGGCGACAACACCCTCGCCATCCCCGAGAGCGGCAACAAGGTCCCGGACCTCCTCGACGAGGCCCGCTGGGAGCTGGAGTTCCTGCTGAAGATGCAGGTCCCCGCCGGACAGCCGCTGGCCGGCATGGCCCACCACAAGATCCACGACGAGCAGTGGACCGGACTGCCGCTGCTGCCCAGCGCCGACCCGCAGCCCCGGCGGCTCCACCCGCCGACCACCGCCGCCACCCTCAACCTGGCCGCCACCGCGGCCCAGGCGGCCCGCCTCTACCGGCCTTACGACCGCGCCTTCGCCGCCAGGGCCCTCGCCGCGGCCCGCACCGCCTGGTCGGCCGCGCTCGCCCACCCGGACCTGCTCGCCGACGAGAACGACGGCGTCGGCGGCGGCGCCTACCCCGACGACCGGGTCGAGGACGAGTTCTACTGGGCCGCGGCCGAGCTGTACCTGACCACCGGCGAGAAGTCCTTCGAGACCCACCTGCTGAACTCCCCCGTGCACACGGCGGACATCTTCGGCCCGCTCGGCTTCGACTGGGCCCGCACCGCCGCCGCCGGACGCCTGGACCTCGCCACCGTGCCCAACTCCCTGCCCGGCCGCGACGCCGTGCGCCGCTCCGTCGTCCAGGGCGCCGACCGCTACCTCGCCACCCTGAAGGCCCACCCCTACGGCCTGCCCTACGCCCCCGACGGCAACGTCTACGACTGGGGCTCCAGCGCCCAGGTCCTCAACAACGGCGTGGTCCTCGCCACCGCCCACGACCTCACCGGCAAGGCCGCCTACCGCGACGGCGCCCTCCAGACCATGGACTACCTCCTCGGCCGCAACGCGCTGAACATCTCCTACGTCACCGGCTACGGAGAGGTGAACGCCCACCACCAGCACAGCCGCTGGTACGCCCGTCAGCTCGACCCGTCCCTGCCCGCCCCGCCGAACGGCACCCTGGCCGGCGGGCCCAACTCGGGCATCCAGGACCCCGTGGCGCAGCGCCTCCTGCAAGGCTGCGTCGGCCAGTTCTGCTACGTCGACGACATCGAGTCCTGGGCGACCAACGAACACACCGTCAACTGGAACGCGGCCCTGGTCCGCCTGGCCTCCTACGTGGCGGACCAGGGCTGA
- a CDS encoding SpoIIE family protein phosphatase, with the protein MSPVNPFDDATAARAVVDASGTLREWNEGARLLLGHTAAEVVGGPAAALLAGGPAAAPPPPGEDRWNGTLELRHRDGHRVPVWLLAHRRPPDQGDPGDWLVVSPLDQGPERPDDPLVRAALTQSPCATMIFDESLRLRGINDAMARLTELPPDRLRGLRPTDIGGPPQNAELEERMREVLASGRPADLQTSYQAPGETRAHAWQARVSPLTDSAGRVRGVCVSAHDVTEQHLARERLQLVNQASVRIGSTLDVTRTAQELADVCVPTLADFVSVDLLDAQEHGGEPARLPGPPVPLRRAAHRSITPGCPEAVALPGRLDHYPAGSPQAESLLTGRTVVSAVPSGDLDRWRAWDPVRVSRIEEYGIHSTMSVPLQARGTTLGIAVFARYRHPCAFTHDDALLAEEVTARAAVCIDNARRYSRERETTLTLQRSLLPRTLPASPAVETASRYLPAARSGVGGDWFDVIPLSGMRVAMVVGDVVGHGIQASATMGRLRTAVRTLADIDLTPDELLTHLDDLVVRLSEESGEDGAGETGATCLYAVYDPVSRRCALARAGHPPPVLVPPDGPPELVEMASGPPLGVDGLPYESAELELREGSVLALYTDGLTGGGESGRGDPPADGTGAADGWRRLGEALARPDGSLEAACDRVLHTLLPPGGIEDDVALLLARTRGLTAGQVATWDIPADPALVAPIRKQVVEQLAAWTLVETSFTAELVVSELVTNAIRYGSPPIRLRLIHDAATLICEVSDASHTAPHLRRARTWDEGGRGLLLVAQLTQRWGSRHTPEGKTIWAELDLGGET; encoded by the coding sequence ATGAGCCCGGTCAACCCGTTCGACGACGCCACCGCGGCGCGGGCCGTCGTCGACGCCTCCGGCACCCTGCGCGAGTGGAACGAGGGCGCCCGGCTGCTGCTGGGCCACACCGCCGCCGAGGTCGTCGGCGGCCCCGCCGCGGCCCTGCTGGCCGGCGGTCCCGCCGCCGCTCCCCCGCCGCCCGGCGAGGACCGCTGGAACGGCACGCTGGAGCTGCGCCACCGCGACGGGCACCGGGTCCCGGTGTGGCTGCTGGCCCACCGCAGACCTCCCGACCAGGGCGACCCGGGCGACTGGCTCGTCGTCTCCCCCCTGGACCAGGGCCCCGAACGGCCCGACGACCCCCTCGTGCGGGCCGCGCTGACGCAGTCGCCCTGCGCCACCATGATCTTCGACGAGTCGCTCAGGCTGCGCGGCATCAACGACGCGATGGCCCGGCTGACCGAGCTGCCGCCCGACCGCCTGCGCGGGCTGCGCCCCACCGACATCGGCGGACCGCCGCAGAACGCCGAGCTGGAGGAGCGGATGCGGGAGGTCCTCGCCTCCGGGCGCCCGGCCGACCTGCAGACCTCCTACCAGGCGCCCGGCGAGACCCGCGCCCACGCCTGGCAGGCCCGCGTCTCCCCGCTCACCGACTCCGCCGGCCGGGTGCGCGGGGTCTGCGTGAGCGCCCACGACGTCACCGAGCAGCACCTCGCCCGAGAACGGCTGCAACTGGTCAACCAGGCCAGCGTGCGCATCGGCAGCACCCTCGACGTCACCCGCACGGCCCAGGAGCTGGCCGACGTGTGCGTGCCCACGCTCGCCGACTTCGTCAGCGTCGACCTCCTCGACGCCCAGGAGCACGGCGGCGAACCGGCCCGGCTGCCCGGACCACCGGTCCCGCTGCGCCGCGCCGCCCACCGGTCCATCACCCCGGGGTGCCCCGAGGCGGTGGCGCTGCCGGGCCGCCTGGACCACTACCCGGCCGGCTCCCCGCAGGCCGAGTCGCTGCTCACCGGCCGCACCGTCGTCTCCGCGGTGCCCTCCGGCGACCTCGACCGGTGGCGGGCCTGGGACCCGGTCCGCGTCTCGCGCATCGAGGAGTACGGCATCCACTCGACGATGTCCGTACCGCTCCAGGCCCGCGGCACCACCCTCGGCATCGCCGTCTTCGCCCGCTACCGCCACCCCTGCGCCTTCACCCACGACGACGCCCTGCTGGCGGAGGAGGTCACCGCCCGCGCCGCCGTCTGCATCGACAACGCCCGCCGCTACTCCCGCGAGCGGGAGACCACGCTGACGCTCCAGCGCAGCCTGCTCCCCCGGACGCTCCCGGCCAGCCCCGCCGTCGAGACCGCCTCCCGCTACCTGCCGGCGGCCCGCTCCGGGGTCGGCGGCGACTGGTTCGACGTCATCCCGCTCTCCGGGATGCGGGTCGCCATGGTCGTCGGGGACGTCGTCGGCCACGGCATCCAGGCGTCCGCGACCATGGGCCGGCTGCGCACCGCCGTGCGCACCCTGGCCGACATCGACCTCACCCCGGACGAGTTGCTCACCCACCTCGACGACCTGGTGGTCCGGCTCTCCGAGGAGAGCGGCGAGGACGGCGCGGGCGAGACCGGTGCCACCTGCCTGTACGCGGTCTACGACCCGGTGTCGCGGCGCTGCGCGCTGGCGCGGGCCGGGCATCCGCCGCCGGTGCTGGTGCCCCCGGACGGCCCGCCCGAGCTGGTCGAGATGGCCTCCGGTCCCCCGCTGGGCGTGGACGGGCTGCCGTACGAGTCGGCCGAGCTGGAGCTGCGCGAGGGCAGCGTGCTCGCCCTCTACACCGACGGCCTGACCGGCGGCGGCGAGAGCGGCCGGGGCGACCCGCCCGCCGACGGGACCGGCGCGGCGGACGGCTGGCGGCGGCTGGGCGAGGCGCTGGCGCGGCCCGACGGCTCGCTGGAGGCCGCCTGCGACCGGGTGCTGCACACGCTGCTGCCGCCGGGCGGCATCGAGGACGACGTGGCCCTGCTGCTGGCCCGCACCCGCGGGCTGACCGCCGGCCAGGTGGCGACCTGGGACATTCCGGCCGACCCGGCGCTGGTCGCGCCCATCCGCAAGCAGGTCGTCGAGCAGCTCGCCGCCTGGACGCTGGTGGAGACGTCGTTCACGGCCGAGCTGGTGGTGAGCGAGCTGGTCACCAACGCCATCCGCTACGGCTCCCCGCCGATCCGGCTGCGGCTGATCCACGACGCGGCCACGCTGATCTGCGAGGTCTCCGACGCCAGCCACACCGCCCCGCACCTGCGCCGGGCCCGGACCTGGGACGAGGGCGGGCGGGGCCTGCTGCTGGTCGCCCAGCTCACCCAGCGCTGGGGCAGCCGGCACACCCCGGAGGGCAAGACCATCTGGGCGGAGCTGGATCTGGGCGGCGAGACCTGA
- a CDS encoding DUF4232 domain-containing protein has translation MAKTTPPVRRTALIASAVAVLGALTACGAGGGTASVTPSGTAERPPGAGGTAGRTGASPGGSATPDGSATPDGAPATAAVPGDTAGSASASGRAGDRCHTAQLRASVGRDDPGAGQRNFPVVLTNVSERTCTLRGYPGAAFVDAAGRQLGPDPVRAPASPATLTLAPGASGWSGLSFSSPRISGAETAVPASLLVTPPDERDSLTVRWTGGEVPVGGDASTVRLGTLEAGTGP, from the coding sequence ATGGCGAAGACGACCCCGCCCGTCCGCCGGACGGCCCTGATCGCGAGCGCCGTCGCCGTACTGGGCGCGCTGACCGCCTGCGGTGCGGGCGGCGGCACGGCGAGCGTGACCCCGTCCGGCACGGCCGAGCGCCCGCCCGGCGCCGGCGGCACCGCGGGCCGTACCGGCGCCTCGCCGGGCGGGAGCGCCACGCCGGACGGGAGCGCCACGCCGGACGGCGCGCCGGCGACCGCCGCGGTGCCCGGCGACACCGCGGGGTCCGCCTCCGCCTCGGGGCGGGCCGGCGACCGCTGTCACACGGCGCAGTTGCGGGCCTCGGTCGGCCGCGACGACCCGGGCGCGGGGCAGCGCAACTTCCCCGTCGTGCTGACCAACGTCTCGGAGCGGACCTGCACGCTGCGCGGCTACCCGGGCGCCGCCTTCGTGGACGCCGCCGGCAGGCAGCTCGGCCCGGACCCGGTGCGCGCGCCCGCCTCACCGGCGACGCTGACCCTGGCGCCGGGCGCGAGCGGCTGGTCGGGGCTGTCGTTCTCCAGCCCCCGGATCAGCGGTGCCGAGACGGCCGTGCCGGCGTCGCTGCTGGTCACCCCGCCGGACGAGCGGGACTCCCTCACGGTGCGGTGGACGGGCGGCGAGGTCCCGGTGGGCGGCGACGCGTCGACGGTGCGGCTCGGCACGCTGGAGGCGGGCACCGGGCCCTGA
- a CDS encoding aldo/keto reductase, with product MEYVKLGSTGLDVSRICLGCMTYGVPGRGTHEWTLDEDASRPLIRQALEAGVTFFDTANVYSDGTSEEIVGRALRDFARRDEVVLATKVHGRMRPGPNGAGLSRKAIMTEIDHSLRRLGTDHVDLYQIHRYDPHTPVEETMEALHDVVKAGKARYIGASSMYAWQFSKAQYTAERHGWTRFVSMQNHYNLIYREEEREMLPLCADQGVGVLPWSPLARGRLTRDWDTATARSAADAFGGTLYQEGDRAVVETVGRVAARRGVPRAQVALAWLLHRDGVTAPIVGASRPGHLEDAVAAVGLALDAEEIEELERPYRPHPVAGH from the coding sequence GTGGAGTATGTGAAGCTCGGTTCGACGGGCCTGGACGTCTCGCGCATCTGTCTGGGCTGCATGACCTACGGCGTCCCCGGCCGCGGCACGCACGAGTGGACCCTCGACGAGGACGCCTCGCGCCCGCTGATCCGGCAGGCGCTGGAGGCGGGCGTCACCTTCTTCGACACCGCCAACGTCTACTCCGACGGCACCAGCGAGGAGATCGTCGGCCGGGCACTGCGCGACTTCGCCCGCCGCGACGAGGTCGTGCTCGCCACCAAGGTGCACGGCCGGATGCGCCCCGGACCCAACGGCGCGGGGCTCTCCCGCAAGGCGATCATGACCGAGATCGACCACAGTCTCCGCCGGCTGGGCACCGACCACGTCGACCTCTACCAGATCCACCGCTACGACCCGCACACGCCCGTCGAGGAGACCATGGAGGCCCTGCACGACGTGGTGAAGGCGGGCAAGGCCCGCTACATCGGGGCCAGTTCGATGTACGCCTGGCAGTTCTCCAAGGCCCAGTACACCGCCGAGCGGCACGGCTGGACCCGCTTCGTGTCGATGCAGAACCACTACAACCTGATCTACCGCGAGGAGGAGCGCGAGATGCTGCCGCTCTGCGCGGACCAGGGCGTCGGCGTCCTGCCCTGGAGCCCGCTGGCGCGCGGACGCCTCACCCGGGACTGGGACACCGCCACCGCGCGCAGCGCCGCCGACGCCTTCGGCGGGACGCTCTACCAGGAGGGCGACCGCGCCGTCGTCGAGACCGTCGGCCGCGTCGCCGCCCGCCGCGGGGTGCCGCGCGCCCAGGTGGCCCTGGCCTGGCTCCTGCACCGGGACGGGGTGACGGCGCCGATCGTCGGCGCCTCCCGGCCGGGTCACCTGGAGGACGCGGTGGCCGCGGTCGGCCTCGCCCTGGACGCCGAGGAGATCGAGGAGCTGGAGCGGCCCTACCGCCCGCACCCCGTCGCCGGTCACTGA
- a CDS encoding ferredoxin encodes MRHDIGIDHDLCIGAGQCALTAPGVFTQDDDGVSTLLPGREDGGGSPLVREAARACPVGAITVTPRAD; translated from the coding sequence ATGCGGCACGACATCGGTATCGACCACGACCTGTGCATCGGCGCGGGACAGTGCGCGCTGACCGCCCCCGGCGTCTTCACCCAGGACGACGACGGGGTCAGCACCCTGCTGCCCGGCCGCGAGGACGGCGGCGGCAGCCCCCTCGTACGGGAGGCCGCGCGCGCCTGCCCGGTGGGCGCCATCACCGTCACCCCCCGCGCCGACTGA
- a CDS encoding cytochrome P450: MTDTAQPVAFPQDRTCPYQPPAGYRPLREARPLARVTLFDGSPAWLVSGHGTARRLLADRRLSTDRTRDGFPITTARLAGLARRTTALLGVDDPEHRAQRKLVLPEFTLKRASALRPRIQEIVDTRLDAMIAGGPPAELVGDFALPVPSMVICALLGVPYADHDFFEEQSRRLLRGPGSADVADARDLLEDYLGDLVDRKREHPGTGLLDDLVRQGVDREQTVALAVILLIAGHETTANMISLGTYTLLRHPQRLAELRADPSLMPGAVEELMRVLSIADGLLRLATEDIEVEGRTIRAGDGVVFAASVINRDESVYPEPDTLDWHRSTRHHVAFGFGIHQCLGQNLARAELEIALRTLFARLPGLRLAAPAEEIPFKPGDTIQGMLELPVAW; this comes from the coding sequence ATGACGGACACGGCGCAGCCCGTCGCCTTCCCCCAGGACCGGACCTGCCCCTACCAGCCGCCCGCCGGATACCGGCCGCTGCGCGAGGCCCGGCCGCTGGCCCGCGTCACGCTCTTCGACGGCAGCCCCGCCTGGCTGGTCAGCGGCCACGGCACCGCCCGGCGCCTGCTCGCCGACCGGCGGCTCTCCACCGACCGCACCCGCGACGGCTTCCCGATCACCACCGCACGCCTGGCCGGGCTGGCCCGCCGCACCACCGCCCTGCTCGGCGTCGACGACCCCGAACACCGCGCCCAGCGCAAACTGGTCCTGCCCGAGTTCACCCTCAAACGCGCCTCCGCCCTGCGCCCGCGCATCCAGGAGATCGTCGACACCCGGCTCGACGCGATGATCGCCGGCGGCCCGCCCGCCGAACTCGTCGGCGACTTCGCGCTGCCGGTGCCCTCCATGGTGATCTGCGCCCTGCTCGGCGTCCCCTACGCCGACCACGACTTCTTCGAGGAGCAGTCGCGCCGGCTGCTGCGCGGCCCCGGCTCCGCCGACGTCGCCGACGCCCGGGACCTGCTGGAGGACTACCTCGGCGACCTCGTCGACCGCAAACGGGAACACCCCGGCACCGGCCTGCTCGACGACCTCGTCCGCCAGGGCGTCGACCGCGAGCAGACCGTCGCCCTCGCGGTCATCCTCCTGATCGCCGGCCACGAGACGACCGCCAACATGATCTCGCTCGGCACCTACACCCTGCTCCGCCACCCCCAGCGCCTGGCCGAGCTGCGGGCGGACCCCTCGCTGATGCCGGGCGCCGTCGAGGAACTGATGCGCGTGCTGTCCATCGCGGACGGACTGCTCCGGCTCGCCACCGAGGACATCGAGGTCGAGGGCCGGACCATCCGGGCCGGGGACGGCGTCGTCTTCGCCGCCTCCGTCATCAACCGCGACGAGAGCGTCTACCCCGAGCCGGACACCCTCGACTGGCACCGCTCCACCCGCCACCACGTCGCCTTCGGCTTCGGCATCCACCAGTGCCTCGGCCAGAACCTGGCCCGCGCCGAACTGGAGATCGCCCTGCGCACCCTCTTCGCCCGGCTGCCCGGACTGCGCCTCGCCGCCCCCGCCGAGGAGATCCCCTTCAAGCCCGGCGACACGATCCAGGGGATGCTGGAACTCCCCGTGGCCTGGTAG
- a CDS encoding nitroreductase family deazaflavin-dependent oxidoreductase: MPLEGEYEPSPTQWVREQVELYESSGGTKGTTLRDTGLPVILLTTRGARSGKLRKTPLMRVEHGGRYAVVASLGGAPKHPVWYHNVKADPHVELRDGPVTQDMTAREVTGAEKAEWWERAVAAFPSYADYQRETEREIPVFVLEPAGQI; this comes from the coding sequence ATGCCTCTTGAGGGCGAGTACGAGCCCAGCCCGACGCAGTGGGTGCGCGAGCAGGTCGAGCTGTACGAGAGTTCCGGCGGGACGAAGGGGACGACGCTGCGGGACACGGGGCTGCCCGTGATCCTGCTGACCACCCGGGGCGCGCGCAGCGGGAAGCTGCGCAAGACGCCGCTGATGCGCGTCGAGCACGGCGGCCGGTACGCGGTGGTCGCCTCCCTCGGCGGGGCGCCGAAGCACCCGGTCTGGTACCACAACGTGAAGGCCGATCCGCACGTGGAGTTGCGGGACGGCCCGGTCACGCAGGACATGACGGCCCGTGAGGTCACCGGCGCGGAGAAGGCCGAGTGGTGGGAGCGGGCGGTCGCGGCCTTCCCCTCGTACGCCGACTACCAGCGCGAGACGGAGCGGGAGATCCCGGTCTTCGTCCTGGAACCGGCCGGGCAGATCTGA